Proteins from a genomic interval of Streptococcus oralis:
- the ilvN gene encoding acetolactate synthase small subunit encodes MRRMLTAKLQNRSGVLNRFTGVLSRRQVNIESISVGATENPDVSRITIIIDVASHDEVEQIIKQLNRQIDVIRIRDITDKPHLEREVILVKVSAPAEKRAEILAIIQPFRATVVDVAPSSITIQMTGNAEKSEALLRVIRPYGIKNIARTGATGFTRD; translated from the coding sequence ATGCGTAGAATGTTAACAGCAAAACTACAAAATCGTTCAGGAGTCCTCAATCGTTTTACAGGTGTCCTTTCACGCCGCCAAGTCAATATTGAGAGTATCTCAGTTGGTGCGACAGAGAATCCTGATGTATCACGGATTACCATCATTATCGATGTAGCTTCACACGATGAAGTAGAGCAAATCATTAAACAGCTCAATCGTCAGATTGATGTGATTCGCATTCGAGATATCACAGATAAACCACACTTGGAAAGAGAAGTTATCTTGGTAAAAGTATCTGCTCCTGCTGAAAAGCGTGCAGAAATCTTGGCCATTATCCAACCTTTCCGTGCAACGGTAGTAGATGTGGCTCCAAGCTCCATCACTATTCAGATGACTGGAAATGCTGAAAAGAGTGAAGCTTTATTGCGAGTGATTCGACCATATGGTATCAAAAATATCGCTCGTACGGGTGCAACTGGATTTACCCGCGACTAA